From the Apis cerana isolate GH-2021 linkage group LG3, AcerK_1.0, whole genome shotgun sequence genome, one window contains:
- the LOC107997306 gene encoding ras-responsive element-binding protein 1 isoform X1 → MDFSTSKVTVKSGSDQGQENEAQADAASSPSSIDLPESAHPCPACPTVLSTSRELTNHLRGHSSPRSTDCSGEDEYCCGICNKVLSSASSLDRHIRTAHRTASPHSCTDSEGSSDSDKSSKRRHLEEYNNNEITKRNSPDFIEGGQEERSATLPGKRKCSDYLSDNEGQKRHKILLNNSRTEIKSIPDDNQNAYNCPVCGRQDFATSALLEAHLERCHPEFPAKCDTCNLSFKNHRVLNLHRFMIHFAEHSIGNTARNLRNSVVGFNDLTFVDFSSDKFPAIARAVCEQSLHRPASGEATKFQCSKCLRAFPCRSALDAHETDCGTTNSQIRTSDDSQSRRDDFFAGLDLQNKAALTEAKEGKDLADIQSIISVTSGPILQNFPRSDASTPESNIKFNPSVGSSGSSGTYSSEYHEDETQDAFAAEFRKMKLKGEFPCRLCSAIFPNLRALKGHNRAHMGVGPGMPYPCNMCPYTSTDKATLIRHLRSHNGDRPYECSLCNYAFTTKANCERHVRNRHGKLTREDIKSVLIYHPNEDSTNENVERSSPRVLKEEVRKNLIYSTEREEFHHQAQIHYPPVPLDVRAEIRIIEEAKLHNSTMSVHNTNHFEKSEMFSRPNQAMELTQRNTDEGKSSQDIKQDYSKLDDELDSRSSDDLASVVNDVKSDSQQRIQASPINLKKGLNMPENSGEDGPLDLSMDVLDLSKKSKEKENNDFISRDKFNKTEKDLYATSQLLLTEALLKAGQSSSQSASLEALYANAIYRNFSTFPTGTGILPPYMFNPHVFNQDYCMKERLQKELVRGLQLTSGGSLVEPSMPSGTGFNNFSQNRDMNSQSITEQSEYAKLISSKMVNKSLTHRDKQDNLASSNSVKMVIKNGVLMPKQKQRRYRTERPFTCEHCSARFTLRSNMERHIKQQHPQHWSQRPRGGHSTRGRPPSHPTLLQNLGQTSQVTQSFNILPKINEQSMSSEFAKHSISDQVKYAILAQQLKTNKVEENDSEEELIIDEDPQEKEDDKSQDQKEKSLLRDQLEITDSISMKEEDKKSMEDSKETNEIEKNEKITNEKKKESKMEKSETKKSIDKGLNTVLKVEIKSEKIEDGVTDLASVSELLDNASQQYQQFQPQYLSDEEGLAASNSDCNNSGSDEKSDSINSSNSINNLSKKKKKKKKKKKKKSAYSMAPNRVICPYCERPFPWTSSLRRHILTHTGQKPYQCVHCSLLFTTKSNCDRHLLRKHKANPNKIRRIRNSSSPDSQTMINNNNSFSMRNVPERPYKCNQCPSSTFSTLGNLKKHRSTKHARKIKPRSDTPSSEPQNSPQECRKQNNEQTDYDSQSSSISEGTETSSIPRIPKSTSNISPSANDIPRSRKASPRSSPGPGDVPFKCHLCDCGFAERQDCLEHIKINHKRSYEMLMAKGALDMEIGDTMEDHQQLPLHQTSDGEEKKGRFPDYSNRKVVCAFCIRRFWSAEDLRRHMRTHTGERPFSCDICCRRFTLKHSMLRHRKKHESIDSTMYIGTSGDEENSPTQPPTITPRSQQQQPILLATNNGNSLIQDRISLPTVASVATGDAAPSGLMRFNPYEKLTTLTGKLASIPQNVNPEANENMDNDLISNLLGIRDKNFMDRVLQGTADDAAKLLGQKRLRTNRRVLAKRRV, encoded by the exons tgaCCGTTAAGAGTGGCTCAGATCAGGGACAGGAAAACGAAGCACAAGCTGATGCTGCATCCTCACCATCGAGT ATTGATTTGCCGGAAAGCGCGCATCCCTGCCCTGCCTGTCCCACGGTGTTGTCCACCTCCAGGGAATTAACGAATCATTTACGTGGTCACAGTTCACCCCGCAGCACAGACTGCAGCGGCGAAGATGAATACTGTTGCGGCATTTGCAACAAAGTCCTCAGCTCTGCGAGTTCTCTAGACAG GCACATAAGAACGGCGCACAGGACTGCATCGCCGCACAGTTGCACGGACTCGGAAGGCAGCAGCGATTCTGACAAGTCGTCCAAGAGGCGCCATCTCGaggaatataataacaatgaaattacGAAAAGAAATTCACCAGATTTTATCGAAGGAGGCCAGGAGGAAAGGAGTGCGACGTTACCTGGGAAGAGAAAATGTTCGGATTATTTGAGCGACAACGAGGGGCAGAAGAGGCATAAGATCCTCTTAAACAATTCGAGGACCGAGATAAAATCGATACCGGATGATAACCAGAACGCGTACAATTGTCCAGTGTGCGGGAGGCAAGATTTCGCCACTAGTGCCCTCTTAGAGGCGCATCTGGAAAGATGTCATCCCGAGTTCCCCGCTAAATGCGACACCTGCAATTTATCGTTCAAGAATCACCGTGTTTTGAACCTGCACCGTTTCATGATCCATTTTGCGGAACATTCGATAGGGAACACCGCGAGAAATCTGAGAAACTCGGTGGTTGGCTTCAACGATTTGACGTTCGTTGATTTCTCATCGGATAAATTCCCAGCTATAGCCAGAGCCGTGTGCGAACAGTCGTTGCATCGGCCGGCATCCGGAGAAGCGACCAAGTTCCAATGCTCCAAATGTTTGCGAGCATTTCCTTGCAGATCGGCACTGGACGCTCACGAAACTGATTGTGGGACGACGAATTCCCAAATAAGAACGAGCGACGATAGTCAGTCGAGGAGGGACGATTTCTTCGCGGGTTTGGATCTTCAAAATAAAGCTGCTTTAACCGAGGCTAAGGAGGGGAAGGATTTAGCAGACATCCAGAGTATCATATCCGTTACTTCTGGGCCGATACTGCAAAATTTCCCTAGATCAGACGCTAGCACGCCAGAAAgtaatatcaaattcaatcCTAGCGTGGGCTCCTCCGGCTCCTCGGGCACTTATTCCTCGGAATATCACGAGGATGAAACTCAAGATGCGTTTGCCGCGGAGTTTAGGAAAATGAAGTTGAAGGGAGAATTTCCTTGCAGACTTTGTTCCGCGATATTTCCCAATTTGAGAGCTTTGAAGGGTCACAATAGGGCGCACATGGGGGTGGGACCTGGCATGCCTTATCCCTGCAACATGTGCCCCTACACCAGTACCGATAAAGCGACTTTGATACGACATCTGAGGTCTCACAACGGCGATAGACCGTACGAATGCTCGTTATGCAATTATGCTTTCACCACGAAAGCGAATTGTGAACGTCATGTGCGAAATCGGCATGGAAAATTGACCAGGGAGGATATTAAGAGCGTTCTAATTTATCATCCTAATGAGGATTCTACTAATGAAAATGTGGAAAGAAGTTCACCAAGGGTTTTAAAAGAGGAGGTAagaaaaaacttaatatattCTACAGAACGTGAGGAATTTCATCATCAGGCACAAATACATTATCCTCCAGTACCATTAGATGTTCGAgcagaaattagaattatagagGAAGCGAAGCTGCACAATTCGACAATGTCTGTACACAATACGAATCATTTCGAAAAGAGTGAAATGTTCTCCAGGCCTAATCAAGCTATGGAGTTAACTCAGCGTAATACTGACGAAGGAAAATCTAGCCAGGATATTAAACAGGATTATTCGAAGCTGGACGATGAATTGGACTCGAGGTCGTCGGATGATCTCGCGTCTGTAGTTAATGATGTCAAATCTGACTCACAGCAAAGAATACAAGCTAGTCCAATAAACTTGAAAAAGGGTTTAAACATGCCTGAGAATTCTGGCGAGGATGGGCCATTGGATCTCTCAATGGATGTGCTAGATCTTAGCAAAAAAtcaaaggagaaagagaataacGATTTTATATCACGTGACAAATTTAACAAAACCGAGAAAGACTTATACGCCACCAGTCAGTTACTATTGACTGAGGCGTTGCTAAAAGCCGGTCAAAGTAGTTCGCAATCCGCCTCTCTAGAAGCTTTATACGCCAACgccatttatagaaattttagtaCGTTTCCAACAGGTACAGGAATTTTGCCACCTTATATGTTTAATCCTCATGTTTTTAATCAAGATTATTGCATGAAGGAGAGATTGCAAAAAGAACTGGTAAGGGGGCTTCAATTAACCAGTGGAGGCAGTTTAGTAGAACCATCTATGCCTAGTGGCACTGGATTCAATAACTTTTCCCAAAACAGAGATATGAATTCTCAATCGATAACAGAACAAAGCGAATACGCcaaattaatatcttctaAGATGGTTAATAAAAGTTTGACGCATCGCGACAAACAGGATAATTTAGCTTCTTCAAATTCTGTAAAAATGGTAATTAAAAACGGAGTGTTAATGCCTAAACAGAAGCAAAGACGATATAGAACTGAAAGACCATTTACCTGTGAGCATTGCTCAGCGAGATTTACTTTAAGAAGTAACATGGAAAGACATATTAAGCAACAACATCCTCAACATTGGAGTCAGAGACCTAGAGGAGGGCACTCGACCAGAGGAAGGCCTCCTAGCCATCCTACTTTGTTGCAAAATCTTGGACAAACTTCTCAGGTTACCCaatcgtttaatattttgccAAAAATCAATGAACAATCAATGAGTTCAGAATTCGCAAAGCATTCTATCTCAGATCAagtaaaatatgcaattttgGCACAGCAATTAAAAACGAACAAAGTAGAAGAAAATGATTCTGAGGAAGAACTAATTATAGATGAAGATCCTCAAGAGAAAGAGGATGATAAATCTCAAgatcaaaaggaaaaaagtttattaagaGATCAATTAGAAATTACAGATTCTATCTCGATGAAAGaggaagataaaaaatctatgGAGGATTCGAAGGAAACAAATGAGattgaaaaaaacgaaaagatcactaatgaaaaaaaaaaagaatcaaagatGGAGAAATCTGAgacaaaaaaatcaatagatAAAGGCCTTAATACAGtattaaaagttgaaataaaaagtgaaaaaatagaagatggAGTAACTGATTTGGCTAGCGTATCAGAATTATTGGACAACGCTTCTCAACAATATCAGCAATTTCAGCCGCAATATTTAAGCGATGAGGAAGGTTTAGCAGCGTCTAATAGCGATTGCAATAATTCCGGTAGCGATGAAAAATCTGATTCGATAAATTCTTCAAACTCGATAAATAAtctatcaaagaaaaaaaagaagaagaagaagaagaagaagaaaaaatccgCGTATTCTATGGCCCCCAATCGAGTAATTTGTCCATATTGTGAAAGACCATTTCCTTGGACTTCTTCTCTCAGAAGGCATATATTAACCCATACGGGTCAAAAACCATACCAATGTGTTCACTGTTCCTTGCTTTTCACTACTAAATCAAATTGTGATCGCCATCTATTAAGGAAGCATAAAGCTAATCCCAATAAAATACGTCGAATcagaaattcttcttctcccgATTCCCAAACAatgattaacaataataattcattctcaATGAGAAATGTTCCAGAAAGACCATATAAGTGCAATCAATGCCCCAGTTCAACTTTTTCTACTCTAGGAAATTTAAAGAAGCATCGTTCCACTAAACATGCACGAAAGATAAAACCGAGATCAGATACTCCATCCAGTGAACCTCAAAATAGTCCTCAGGAGTGTCGAAAACAAAATAACGAACAAACTGATTATGATAGTCAATCTTCGAGTATATCTGAAGGCACAGAGACTTCATCAATACCGAGAATTCCTAAATCCACATCGAATATTTCACCATCGGCTAATGATATTCCCAGATCGAGAAAAGCATCTCCAAGATCATCACCGGGACCGGGTGATGTACCGTTTAAATGTCATTTATGTGATTGCGGTTTTGCGGAACGACAGGATTGCTTAGaacacattaaaataaatcacaagCGATCCTATGAAATGTTAATGGCCAAAGGAGCATTAGATATGGAAATAGGCGATACAATGGAAGATCACCAACAATTACCATTACATCAAACTAGTGATggtgaagagaaaaaaggacgTTTTCCAGATTATAGTAATAGGAAG GTAGTTTGTGCCTTTTGCATAAGACGATTCTGGTCCGCAGAAGATCTTCGTCGTCATATGAGAACTCATACTGGAGAACGGCCTTTTTCTTGCGATATTTGTTGTAGAAGATTTACTTTGAAACATAGTATGCTGCGACATAGGAAGAAACATGAATCTATCGATTCGACAATGTATATTGGAACCAGTGGCGATGAAGAGAATTCTCCAACACAACCACCAACAATCACACCTCGAAGTCAGCAACAACAGCCAATTCTACTGGCAACCAATAACGGAAATTCCCTAATTCAAGATAGAATCTCTTTACCTACTGTCGCTTCAGTCGCTACTGGTGATGCTGCACCAAGTGGACTGATGAGATTTAATCCCTACGAGAAATTAACTACTCTCACGGGAAAGTTGGCTAGTATTCCGCAAAATGTGAATCCAGAAGCAAACGAGAATATggataatgatttaatttcgaatcttttaggaataagagataaaaatttcatggaCCGAGTACTGCAAGGAACTGCTGATGATGCCGCTAAATTATTAGGA caaaaacGGCTGCGTACAAATCGACGTGTGCTCGCCAAAAGaagagtttaa
- the LOC107997306 gene encoding ras-responsive element-binding protein 1 isoform X2 yields the protein MVTVKSGSDQGQENEAQADAASSPSSIDLPESAHPCPACPTVLSTSRELTNHLRGHSSPRSTDCSGEDEYCCGICNKVLSSASSLDRHIRTAHRTASPHSCTDSEGSSDSDKSSKRRHLEEYNNNEITKRNSPDFIEGGQEERSATLPGKRKCSDYLSDNEGQKRHKILLNNSRTEIKSIPDDNQNAYNCPVCGRQDFATSALLEAHLERCHPEFPAKCDTCNLSFKNHRVLNLHRFMIHFAEHSIGNTARNLRNSVVGFNDLTFVDFSSDKFPAIARAVCEQSLHRPASGEATKFQCSKCLRAFPCRSALDAHETDCGTTNSQIRTSDDSQSRRDDFFAGLDLQNKAALTEAKEGKDLADIQSIISVTSGPILQNFPRSDASTPESNIKFNPSVGSSGSSGTYSSEYHEDETQDAFAAEFRKMKLKGEFPCRLCSAIFPNLRALKGHNRAHMGVGPGMPYPCNMCPYTSTDKATLIRHLRSHNGDRPYECSLCNYAFTTKANCERHVRNRHGKLTREDIKSVLIYHPNEDSTNENVERSSPRVLKEEVRKNLIYSTEREEFHHQAQIHYPPVPLDVRAEIRIIEEAKLHNSTMSVHNTNHFEKSEMFSRPNQAMELTQRNTDEGKSSQDIKQDYSKLDDELDSRSSDDLASVVNDVKSDSQQRIQASPINLKKGLNMPENSGEDGPLDLSMDVLDLSKKSKEKENNDFISRDKFNKTEKDLYATSQLLLTEALLKAGQSSSQSASLEALYANAIYRNFSTFPTGTGILPPYMFNPHVFNQDYCMKERLQKELVRGLQLTSGGSLVEPSMPSGTGFNNFSQNRDMNSQSITEQSEYAKLISSKMVNKSLTHRDKQDNLASSNSVKMVIKNGVLMPKQKQRRYRTERPFTCEHCSARFTLRSNMERHIKQQHPQHWSQRPRGGHSTRGRPPSHPTLLQNLGQTSQVTQSFNILPKINEQSMSSEFAKHSISDQVKYAILAQQLKTNKVEENDSEEELIIDEDPQEKEDDKSQDQKEKSLLRDQLEITDSISMKEEDKKSMEDSKETNEIEKNEKITNEKKKESKMEKSETKKSIDKGLNTVLKVEIKSEKIEDGVTDLASVSELLDNASQQYQQFQPQYLSDEEGLAASNSDCNNSGSDEKSDSINSSNSINNLSKKKKKKKKKKKKKSAYSMAPNRVICPYCERPFPWTSSLRRHILTHTGQKPYQCVHCSLLFTTKSNCDRHLLRKHKANPNKIRRIRNSSSPDSQTMINNNNSFSMRNVPERPYKCNQCPSSTFSTLGNLKKHRSTKHARKIKPRSDTPSSEPQNSPQECRKQNNEQTDYDSQSSSISEGTETSSIPRIPKSTSNISPSANDIPRSRKASPRSSPGPGDVPFKCHLCDCGFAERQDCLEHIKINHKRSYEMLMAKGALDMEIGDTMEDHQQLPLHQTSDGEEKKGRFPDYSNRKVVCAFCIRRFWSAEDLRRHMRTHTGERPFSCDICCRRFTLKHSMLRHRKKHESIDSTMYIGTSGDEENSPTQPPTITPRSQQQQPILLATNNGNSLIQDRISLPTVASVATGDAAPSGLMRFNPYEKLTTLTGKLASIPQNVNPEANENMDNDLISNLLGIRDKNFMDRVLQGTADDAAKLLGQKRLRTNRRVLAKRRV from the exons tgaCCGTTAAGAGTGGCTCAGATCAGGGACAGGAAAACGAAGCACAAGCTGATGCTGCATCCTCACCATCGAGT ATTGATTTGCCGGAAAGCGCGCATCCCTGCCCTGCCTGTCCCACGGTGTTGTCCACCTCCAGGGAATTAACGAATCATTTACGTGGTCACAGTTCACCCCGCAGCACAGACTGCAGCGGCGAAGATGAATACTGTTGCGGCATTTGCAACAAAGTCCTCAGCTCTGCGAGTTCTCTAGACAG GCACATAAGAACGGCGCACAGGACTGCATCGCCGCACAGTTGCACGGACTCGGAAGGCAGCAGCGATTCTGACAAGTCGTCCAAGAGGCGCCATCTCGaggaatataataacaatgaaattacGAAAAGAAATTCACCAGATTTTATCGAAGGAGGCCAGGAGGAAAGGAGTGCGACGTTACCTGGGAAGAGAAAATGTTCGGATTATTTGAGCGACAACGAGGGGCAGAAGAGGCATAAGATCCTCTTAAACAATTCGAGGACCGAGATAAAATCGATACCGGATGATAACCAGAACGCGTACAATTGTCCAGTGTGCGGGAGGCAAGATTTCGCCACTAGTGCCCTCTTAGAGGCGCATCTGGAAAGATGTCATCCCGAGTTCCCCGCTAAATGCGACACCTGCAATTTATCGTTCAAGAATCACCGTGTTTTGAACCTGCACCGTTTCATGATCCATTTTGCGGAACATTCGATAGGGAACACCGCGAGAAATCTGAGAAACTCGGTGGTTGGCTTCAACGATTTGACGTTCGTTGATTTCTCATCGGATAAATTCCCAGCTATAGCCAGAGCCGTGTGCGAACAGTCGTTGCATCGGCCGGCATCCGGAGAAGCGACCAAGTTCCAATGCTCCAAATGTTTGCGAGCATTTCCTTGCAGATCGGCACTGGACGCTCACGAAACTGATTGTGGGACGACGAATTCCCAAATAAGAACGAGCGACGATAGTCAGTCGAGGAGGGACGATTTCTTCGCGGGTTTGGATCTTCAAAATAAAGCTGCTTTAACCGAGGCTAAGGAGGGGAAGGATTTAGCAGACATCCAGAGTATCATATCCGTTACTTCTGGGCCGATACTGCAAAATTTCCCTAGATCAGACGCTAGCACGCCAGAAAgtaatatcaaattcaatcCTAGCGTGGGCTCCTCCGGCTCCTCGGGCACTTATTCCTCGGAATATCACGAGGATGAAACTCAAGATGCGTTTGCCGCGGAGTTTAGGAAAATGAAGTTGAAGGGAGAATTTCCTTGCAGACTTTGTTCCGCGATATTTCCCAATTTGAGAGCTTTGAAGGGTCACAATAGGGCGCACATGGGGGTGGGACCTGGCATGCCTTATCCCTGCAACATGTGCCCCTACACCAGTACCGATAAAGCGACTTTGATACGACATCTGAGGTCTCACAACGGCGATAGACCGTACGAATGCTCGTTATGCAATTATGCTTTCACCACGAAAGCGAATTGTGAACGTCATGTGCGAAATCGGCATGGAAAATTGACCAGGGAGGATATTAAGAGCGTTCTAATTTATCATCCTAATGAGGATTCTACTAATGAAAATGTGGAAAGAAGTTCACCAAGGGTTTTAAAAGAGGAGGTAagaaaaaacttaatatattCTACAGAACGTGAGGAATTTCATCATCAGGCACAAATACATTATCCTCCAGTACCATTAGATGTTCGAgcagaaattagaattatagagGAAGCGAAGCTGCACAATTCGACAATGTCTGTACACAATACGAATCATTTCGAAAAGAGTGAAATGTTCTCCAGGCCTAATCAAGCTATGGAGTTAACTCAGCGTAATACTGACGAAGGAAAATCTAGCCAGGATATTAAACAGGATTATTCGAAGCTGGACGATGAATTGGACTCGAGGTCGTCGGATGATCTCGCGTCTGTAGTTAATGATGTCAAATCTGACTCACAGCAAAGAATACAAGCTAGTCCAATAAACTTGAAAAAGGGTTTAAACATGCCTGAGAATTCTGGCGAGGATGGGCCATTGGATCTCTCAATGGATGTGCTAGATCTTAGCAAAAAAtcaaaggagaaagagaataacGATTTTATATCACGTGACAAATTTAACAAAACCGAGAAAGACTTATACGCCACCAGTCAGTTACTATTGACTGAGGCGTTGCTAAAAGCCGGTCAAAGTAGTTCGCAATCCGCCTCTCTAGAAGCTTTATACGCCAACgccatttatagaaattttagtaCGTTTCCAACAGGTACAGGAATTTTGCCACCTTATATGTTTAATCCTCATGTTTTTAATCAAGATTATTGCATGAAGGAGAGATTGCAAAAAGAACTGGTAAGGGGGCTTCAATTAACCAGTGGAGGCAGTTTAGTAGAACCATCTATGCCTAGTGGCACTGGATTCAATAACTTTTCCCAAAACAGAGATATGAATTCTCAATCGATAACAGAACAAAGCGAATACGCcaaattaatatcttctaAGATGGTTAATAAAAGTTTGACGCATCGCGACAAACAGGATAATTTAGCTTCTTCAAATTCTGTAAAAATGGTAATTAAAAACGGAGTGTTAATGCCTAAACAGAAGCAAAGACGATATAGAACTGAAAGACCATTTACCTGTGAGCATTGCTCAGCGAGATTTACTTTAAGAAGTAACATGGAAAGACATATTAAGCAACAACATCCTCAACATTGGAGTCAGAGACCTAGAGGAGGGCACTCGACCAGAGGAAGGCCTCCTAGCCATCCTACTTTGTTGCAAAATCTTGGACAAACTTCTCAGGTTACCCaatcgtttaatattttgccAAAAATCAATGAACAATCAATGAGTTCAGAATTCGCAAAGCATTCTATCTCAGATCAagtaaaatatgcaattttgGCACAGCAATTAAAAACGAACAAAGTAGAAGAAAATGATTCTGAGGAAGAACTAATTATAGATGAAGATCCTCAAGAGAAAGAGGATGATAAATCTCAAgatcaaaaggaaaaaagtttattaagaGATCAATTAGAAATTACAGATTCTATCTCGATGAAAGaggaagataaaaaatctatgGAGGATTCGAAGGAAACAAATGAGattgaaaaaaacgaaaagatcactaatgaaaaaaaaaaagaatcaaagatGGAGAAATCTGAgacaaaaaaatcaatagatAAAGGCCTTAATACAGtattaaaagttgaaataaaaagtgaaaaaatagaagatggAGTAACTGATTTGGCTAGCGTATCAGAATTATTGGACAACGCTTCTCAACAATATCAGCAATTTCAGCCGCAATATTTAAGCGATGAGGAAGGTTTAGCAGCGTCTAATAGCGATTGCAATAATTCCGGTAGCGATGAAAAATCTGATTCGATAAATTCTTCAAACTCGATAAATAAtctatcaaagaaaaaaaagaagaagaagaagaagaagaagaaaaaatccgCGTATTCTATGGCCCCCAATCGAGTAATTTGTCCATATTGTGAAAGACCATTTCCTTGGACTTCTTCTCTCAGAAGGCATATATTAACCCATACGGGTCAAAAACCATACCAATGTGTTCACTGTTCCTTGCTTTTCACTACTAAATCAAATTGTGATCGCCATCTATTAAGGAAGCATAAAGCTAATCCCAATAAAATACGTCGAATcagaaattcttcttctcccgATTCCCAAACAatgattaacaataataattcattctcaATGAGAAATGTTCCAGAAAGACCATATAAGTGCAATCAATGCCCCAGTTCAACTTTTTCTACTCTAGGAAATTTAAAGAAGCATCGTTCCACTAAACATGCACGAAAGATAAAACCGAGATCAGATACTCCATCCAGTGAACCTCAAAATAGTCCTCAGGAGTGTCGAAAACAAAATAACGAACAAACTGATTATGATAGTCAATCTTCGAGTATATCTGAAGGCACAGAGACTTCATCAATACCGAGAATTCCTAAATCCACATCGAATATTTCACCATCGGCTAATGATATTCCCAGATCGAGAAAAGCATCTCCAAGATCATCACCGGGACCGGGTGATGTACCGTTTAAATGTCATTTATGTGATTGCGGTTTTGCGGAACGACAGGATTGCTTAGaacacattaaaataaatcacaagCGATCCTATGAAATGTTAATGGCCAAAGGAGCATTAGATATGGAAATAGGCGATACAATGGAAGATCACCAACAATTACCATTACATCAAACTAGTGATggtgaagagaaaaaaggacgTTTTCCAGATTATAGTAATAGGAAG GTAGTTTGTGCCTTTTGCATAAGACGATTCTGGTCCGCAGAAGATCTTCGTCGTCATATGAGAACTCATACTGGAGAACGGCCTTTTTCTTGCGATATTTGTTGTAGAAGATTTACTTTGAAACATAGTATGCTGCGACATAGGAAGAAACATGAATCTATCGATTCGACAATGTATATTGGAACCAGTGGCGATGAAGAGAATTCTCCAACACAACCACCAACAATCACACCTCGAAGTCAGCAACAACAGCCAATTCTACTGGCAACCAATAACGGAAATTCCCTAATTCAAGATAGAATCTCTTTACCTACTGTCGCTTCAGTCGCTACTGGTGATGCTGCACCAAGTGGACTGATGAGATTTAATCCCTACGAGAAATTAACTACTCTCACGGGAAAGTTGGCTAGTATTCCGCAAAATGTGAATCCAGAAGCAAACGAGAATATggataatgatttaatttcgaatcttttaggaataagagataaaaatttcatggaCCGAGTACTGCAAGGAACTGCTGATGATGCCGCTAAATTATTAGGA caaaaacGGCTGCGTACAAATCGACGTGTGCTCGCCAAAAGaagagtttaa